In one window of Brachyhypopomus gauderio isolate BG-103 chromosome 16, BGAUD_0.2, whole genome shotgun sequence DNA:
- the LOC143478096 gene encoding mRNA decay activator protein ZFP36L1 isoform X2, whose protein sequence is MRDPPKDCQLPASVFGNKKSGPYCMVASTGPEALSNSWTQHKEQSLSVRWNRMMSWPERAISMLEASAGCHGWMSTDPVCEKPEAASGTNSAPCSTAVLHAAAPSTRYKTELCRTFTERGVCKYGSKCQFAHGAQELRGISRHPKYKTEPCRTFHSIGFCPYGIRCHFVHNNEDEQVHGRPGPSLPASRRPPLRQSLSFAGFPSTLLETSVPSSPFLRAVSPPAPAATTVSDLLTLAFPELGRGQDADPAGQVQSLFLPSPDSGCSLGELTPTPSPSQTAPSPPEGCPGGSPLDGAYMGTRSQSLASLSDQEGGCSSSSSSLSGSDSSSVHEGTGRRLPIFSQLSVPDDGFSSEGSTSGTSFFL, encoded by the coding sequence ATGAGGGATCCTCCCAAGGATTGTCAGCTACCCGCATCGGTTTTTGGAAATAAAAAGTCTGGTCCCTACTGCATGGTGGCCTCAACCGGGCCAGAAGCTTTATCTAACAGTTGGACACAACACAAAGAACAATCCCTGTCGGTGAGGTGGAACAGGATGATGTCCTGGCCTGAGCGTGCCATCAGCATGCTCGAGGCAAGCGCGGGCTGCCACGGCTGGATGTCGACCGACCCGGTCTGCGAGAAACCCGAAGCGGCGTCCGGCACGAACTCCGCCCCCTGCTCCACGGCCGTCCTGCACGCCGCCGCCCCCTCGACCCGCTACAAGACGGAACTGTGTCGCACCTTCACCGAAAGGGGGGTGTGTAAGTACGGCAGCAAGTGCCAGTTTGCTCACGGCGCACAGGAGCTGCGGGGGATCAGCCGCCACCCCAAGTACAAGACGGAGCCCTGCCGCACCTTCCACTCCATCGGCTTCTGCCCCTACGGCATCCGCTGCCACTTCGTGCACAACAACGAGGACGAGCAGGTCCACGGCCGGCCCGGGCCCTCGCTCCCCGCCTCCCGCCGGCCCCCCCTCAGACAGAGCCTCAGCTTCGCCGGCTTCCCCTCCACCCTGCTGGAGACCTCCGTGCCGAGCTCGCCGTTCCTCCGCGCGGTCTCGCCCCCGGCTCCCGCCGCCACCACCGTCTCCGACCTCCTCACCCTGGCCTTCCCCGAGCTCGGACGCGGGCAGGACGCAGACCCTGCCGGACAGGTCCAATCGCTGTTTTTGCCCTCGCCTGATTCTGGCTGCTCCCTGGGAGaactcacccccaccccttccCCGTCCCAGACGGCACCCAGCCCGCCAGAGGGGTGCCCGGGAGGGAGTCCGCTCGACGGGGCCTACATGGGCACCAGGAGTCAGTCTCTCGCCTCGCTTTCGGATCAAGAGGGTGGCTGCAGCAGCTCGTCCAGCAGCCTGAGTggttctgactcctcctctGTTCATGAAGGCACAGGCAGAAGACTCCCCATATTCAGCCAACTCTCTGTGCCAGACGATGGCTTCAGCAGTGAGGGCAGTACCAGCGGCACAAGCTTCTTCCTTTAG
- the LOC143478096 gene encoding mRNA decay activator protein ZFP36L1 isoform X1: MPSYAFNQFVDVDEVLCKQLLSLDMRDPPKDCQLPASVFGNKKSGPYCMVASTGPEALSNSWTQHKEQSLSVRWNRMMSWPERAISMLEASAGCHGWMSTDPVCEKPEAASGTNSAPCSTAVLHAAAPSTRYKTELCRTFTERGVCKYGSKCQFAHGAQELRGISRHPKYKTEPCRTFHSIGFCPYGIRCHFVHNNEDEQVHGRPGPSLPASRRPPLRQSLSFAGFPSTLLETSVPSSPFLRAVSPPAPAATTVSDLLTLAFPELGRGQDADPAGQVQSLFLPSPDSGCSLGELTPTPSPSQTAPSPPEGCPGGSPLDGAYMGTRSQSLASLSDQEGGCSSSSSSLSGSDSSSVHEGTGRRLPIFSQLSVPDDGFSSEGSTSGTSFFL; this comes from the exons ATGCCGTCGTACGCGTTTAATCAGTTTGTGGACGTGGACGAGGTTTTGTGCAAG CAACTTTTGAGTCTAGATATGAGGGATCCTCCCAAGGATTGTCAGCTACCCGCATCGGTTTTTGGAAATAAAAAGTCTGGTCCCTACTGCATGGTGGCCTCAACCGGGCCAGAAGCTTTATCTAACAGTTGGACACAACACAAAGAACAATCCCTGTCGGTGAGGTGGAACAGGATGATGTCCTGGCCTGAGCGTGCCATCAGCATGCTCGAGGCAAGCGCGGGCTGCCACGGCTGGATGTCGACCGACCCGGTCTGCGAGAAACCCGAAGCGGCGTCCGGCACGAACTCCGCCCCCTGCTCCACGGCCGTCCTGCACGCCGCCGCCCCCTCGACCCGCTACAAGACGGAACTGTGTCGCACCTTCACCGAAAGGGGGGTGTGTAAGTACGGCAGCAAGTGCCAGTTTGCTCACGGCGCACAGGAGCTGCGGGGGATCAGCCGCCACCCCAAGTACAAGACGGAGCCCTGCCGCACCTTCCACTCCATCGGCTTCTGCCCCTACGGCATCCGCTGCCACTTCGTGCACAACAACGAGGACGAGCAGGTCCACGGCCGGCCCGGGCCCTCGCTCCCCGCCTCCCGCCGGCCCCCCCTCAGACAGAGCCTCAGCTTCGCCGGCTTCCCCTCCACCCTGCTGGAGACCTCCGTGCCGAGCTCGCCGTTCCTCCGCGCGGTCTCGCCCCCGGCTCCCGCCGCCACCACCGTCTCCGACCTCCTCACCCTGGCCTTCCCCGAGCTCGGACGCGGGCAGGACGCAGACCCTGCCGGACAGGTCCAATCGCTGTTTTTGCCCTCGCCTGATTCTGGCTGCTCCCTGGGAGaactcacccccaccccttccCCGTCCCAGACGGCACCCAGCCCGCCAGAGGGGTGCCCGGGAGGGAGTCCGCTCGACGGGGCCTACATGGGCACCAGGAGTCAGTCTCTCGCCTCGCTTTCGGATCAAGAGGGTGGCTGCAGCAGCTCGTCCAGCAGCCTGAGTggttctgactcctcctctGTTCATGAAGGCACAGGCAGAAGACTCCCCATATTCAGCCAACTCTCTGTGCCAGACGATGGCTTCAGCAGTGAGGGCAGTACCAGCGGCACAAGCTTCTTCCTTTAG